The Xiphophorus couchianus chromosome 14, X_couchianus-1.0, whole genome shotgun sequence genome includes a region encoding these proteins:
- the LOC114156864 gene encoding uncharacterized protein LOC114156864 isoform X10, which produces MEDQRRLVDFTRIPKIILHRIDLRQCWACKDDGVLNELSNLEGNSTLEEQPEHQQFKEEEKQLCISQDEEQLVLRQETDDILVIPSKTHRIRNETEPQRNQLISHGSSEDENQDQEKSNCEDSGKKRDKKQKRKRYQKTKQQKGKTESSKQTTQNKAHPDQKQYSCKICDEAFSQSSSLTTHMRTHMDKKLFTCSTCGKSFQNKSHLLRHMMIHTGEKPFSCVTCGKSFLSKPNLVSHMRSHTGEKPFSCVTCGKCFQVKSSLLRHMMIHTDKNPFSCVACGKNFRNKFTFLRHMTIHTGEKPFSCVTCGKSFITKAELVSHMRSHTGEKPFSCVTCRKSFISKSNLVSHMMIHTGEKPFSCVTCGKSFVTKAQVVTHMRSHTGEKPFSCVTCFKSFPLKSYLLHHMMIHTGEKPFSCVTCGKSFISKSNLVSHMMIHTGEKPFSCVTCGKSFVTKAHVVTHMRSHTGEKPFSCVTCFKSFPLKSNLLRHMMVHTGEKPFSCVTCGKSLISKSNLVSHMMIHTGEKPFSCVTCGKSFITKAHVVTHMRSHTGERPFSCVTCGKSFISKSNLVSHMMIHTGEKPFSCVTCGKSFITKAHVVTHMRSHSGERPFSCVTCGKGFPCKSGLLRHMMIHTGEKPFSCVTCGKSFISKSNLVSHIMIHTGEKPFSCVTCGKSFISKSNLVSHMMIHTGEKPFSCVTCGKSFITKAHVVTHMRSHSGERPFSCVTCGKGFPCKSELLRHMMIHTGEKPFSCVTCGKSFISKSNLVSHMMIHTGEKPFSCVTCGKCFQVKSSLLRHMMIHTDKNPFSCVACGKNFRNKFTFLRHMTIHTGEKPFSCVTCGKSFITKAELVSHMRSHTGEKPFSCVTCRKSFISKSNLVSHMMIHTGEKPFSCVTCGKSFVTKAQVVTHMRSHTGEKPFSCVTCFKSFPLKSYLLHHMMIHTGEKPFSCVTCGKSFISKSNLVSHMMIHTGEKPFSCVTCGKSFVTKAHVVTHMRSHTGEKPFSCVTCFKSFPLKSNLLRHMMVHTGEKPFSCVTCGKSLISKSNLVSHMMIHTGEKPFSCVTCGKSFITKAHVVTHMRSHTGERPFSCVTCGKSFISKSNLVSHMMIHTGEKPFSCVTCGKSFITKAHVVTHMRSHSGERPFSCVTCGKGFPCKSGLLRHMMIHTGEKPFSCVTCGKSFISKSNLVSHIMIHTGEKPFSCVTCGKSFISKSNLVSHMMIHTGEKPFSCVTCGKSFITKAHVVTHMRSHSGERPFSCVTCGKGFPCKSELLRHMMIHTGEKPFSCVTCGKSFISKSNLVSHMMIHTGEKPFSCVTCFKSFQLKSNLLRHMMVHTGENPFSCVACGKNYRNKFTFLRHMTIHTGEKPFSCVTCGKSFITKAELVSHMRSHTGEKPFSCVTCRKSFISKSNLVSHMIIHTGEKPFSCVTCGKSFVTKAQVVTHMRSHTGEKPFSCVTCFKSFPLKSYLLHHMMIHTGEKPFSCVTCGKSFISKSNLVSHMMIHTGEKPFSCVTCGKSFVTKAHVVTHMRSHTGEKPFLCVTCFKSFPLKSNLLRHMMVHTGEKPFSCVTCGKSFISKSNLVSHMMIHTGEKPFSCVTCGKSFITKAHVVTHMRSHTGERPFSCVTCGKSFISKSNLVSHMMIHTGEKPFSCVTCGKSFITKAHVVTHMRSHSGERPFSCVTCGKGFPCKSGLLRHMMIHTGEKPFSCVTCGKSFISKSNLVSHMMIHTGEKPFSCVTCGKSFITKAHVVTHMRSHSGERPFSCVTCGKGFPCKSGLLRHMMIHTGEKPFSCVTCGKSFISKSNLVSHMMIHTGEKPFSCVTCGKSFISKSNLVSHMMIHTGEKPFSCVTCGKSFITKAHVVTHMRSHSGERPFSCVTCGKGFPCKSELLRHMMIHTGEKPFSCVTCGKSFISKSNLVSHMMIHTGEKPFSCVTCFKSFQLKSNLLRHMMVHTGENPFSCVACGKNYRNKFTFLRHMTIHTGEKPFSCVTCGKSFITKAELVSHMRSHTGEKPFSCVTCRKSFISKSNLVSHMMIHTGEKPFSCVTCGKSFVTKAQVVTHMRSHTGEKPFSCVTCFKSFPLKSYLLHHMMIHTGEKPFSCVTCGKSFISKSNLVSHMMIHTGEKPFSCVTCGKSFVTKAHVVTHMRNHTGEKPFSCVTCFKSFPLKSYLLHHMMIHTGEKPFSCVTCGKSFISKSNLVSHMMIHTGEKPFSCVTCGKSFVTKAHVVTHMRSHTGEKPFSCVTCFKSFPLKSNLLRHMMVHTSEKPFSCVTCGKSLISKSNLVSHMMIHTGEKPFSCVTCGKSFITKAHVVTHMRSHTGERPFSCVTCGKSFISKSNLVSHMMIHTGEKPFSCVTCGKSFITKAHVVTHMRSHSGERPFSCVTCGKGFPCKSGLLRHMMIHTGEKPFSCVTCGKSFISKSNLVSHMMIHTGEKPFSCVTCGKSFITKAHVVTHMRSHSGERPFSCVTCGKGFPCKSGLLRHMMIHTGEKPFSCVTCGKSFISKSNLVSHMMIHTGEKPFSCVTCFKSFQLKSNLLRHMMVHTGENPFSCVACGKSFITKAELVSHMRSHTGEKPFSCVTCRKSFISKSNLVSHMMIHTGEKPFSCVTCGKSFVTKAQVVTHMRSHTGEKPFSCVTCFKSFPLKSYLLHHMMIHTGEKPFSCVTCGKSFISKSNLVSHMMIHTGEKPFSCVTCGKSFVTKAHVVTHMRSHTGEKPFSCVTCFKSFPLKSNLLRHMMVHTGEKPFSCVTCGKSLISKSNLVSHMMIHTGEKPFSCVTCGKSFITKAHVVTHMRSHTGERPFSCVTCGKSFISKSNLVSHMMIHTGEKPFSCVTCGKSFITKAHVVTHMRSHTGEKPFSCVTCFKSFPLKSNLLRHMMVHTGEKPFSCVTCGKSLISKSNLVSHMMIHTGEKPFSCVTCGKSFITKAHVVTHMRSHSGERPFSCVTCGKGFPCKSGLLRHMMIHTGEKPFSCVTCGKSFISKSNLVSHMMIHTGEKPFSCVTCGKSFISKSNLVSHMMIHTGEKPFSCVTCGKSFITKAHVVTHMRSHSGERPFSCVTCGKGFPCKSELIRHMMIHTGEKPFSCVTCGKSFISKSNLVSHMMIHTGEKPFSCVTCGKSFITKAHVVTHMRSHSGERPFSCVTCGKGFPCKSELLRHMMIHTGEKPFSCVTCGKSFISKSNLVSHMMIHTGEKPFSCVTCGKSFITKAHVVTHMRSHTGEKPFSCVTCGKSFQDKSSLLHHMKIHTGEN; this is translated from the exons ATCTCCGTCAGTGCTGGGCGTGTAAAGACGACGGGGTTCTCAATGAGCTCAGCAACCTGGAGGGCAACTCCACTTTAGAAGAGCAACCAGAACATCAACAGttcaaagaggaagagaagcaacTCTGCATCAGTCAGGATGAAGAGCAGCTTGTACTGAGACAGGAGACTGATGACATTTTGGTGATTCCTTCTAAAACGCACAGAATCCGcaatgaaacagaaccacagaggaaccaactcATCTCTCATGGCTCTTCTGAGGATGAGAACCAGGATCAGGAAAAAAGCAATTGTGAAGACTcaggaaaaaagagagataaaaaacagaaacgtaAGAGGTAtcagaaaaccaaacagcagaaaggTAAAACTGAGAGTTCAAAACAGACAACACAGAATAAAGCTCATCCAGACCAAAAACAATATTCTTGTAAAATCTGTGATGAAGCCTTTTCTCAAAGCAGTTCCTTGACAACACACATGAGAACTCACATGGACAAgaagcttttcacatgttcaacctgtggaaaaagcttCCAAAACAAATCTCATTTGCTTcgtcacatgatgattcacacaggagagaagcctttttcatgtgtgacttgtggaaaaa GTTTCTTAAGTAAACCTAATTTAGTTAGTCACATGAGAAGTCACACAGGGGAGAaacctttttcatgtgtgacctgtggaaaatgCTTCCAAGTCAAATCAAGCTTACTTcgtcacatgatgattcacacagatAAGAACCCTTTCTCATGTGTGGCTTGTGGAAAAAACTTCCGAAACAAATTTACTTTTCTTCGCCACATGACGattcacacaggagagaagcctttttcatgtgtgacttgtggaaaaagtttcataaccAAAGCTGAGTTAGTTAGTCACATGAgaagtcacacaggtgagaagcctttctcgtGTGTGACCTGTAGAAAAAGCTTCATaagtaaatctaatttagttagtcacatgatgattcacacaggtgagaagcctttttcatgtgtgacttgtggaaaaagtttcgtAACCAAAGCTCAGGTAGTTACTCACATGAgaagtcacacaggtgagaagcctttctcatgtgtgacgTGTTTTAAAAGCTTTCCATTGAAATCTTATTTACTTCatcacatgatgattcacacaggtgagaagcctttctcatgtgtgacctgtggaaaaagtttcataagtaaatctaatttagttagtcacatgatgattcacacgggtgagaagcctttttcatgtgtgacttgtggaaaaagttttgtaACCAAAGCTCATGTAGTTACTCACATGAgaagtcacacaggtgagaagcctttctcatgtgtgacatgttttaaaagcttCCCATTGAAATCTAATTTACTTCGTCACATGATggttcacacaggtgagaagcctttctcatgtgtgacctgtggaaaaagtttaataagtaaatctaatttagttagtcacatgatgattcacacgggtgagaagcctttttcatgtgtgacttgtggaaaaagtttcataaccAAAGCTCATGTAGTTACTCACATGAGAAGTCAtacaggtgagaggcctttctcatgtgtgacatgtggaaaaagtttcataagtaaatctaatttagttagtcacatgatgattcacacaggtgagaagcctttttcatgtgtgacttgtggaaaaagtttcataaccAAAGCTCATGTAGTTACTCACATGAGAAGTCATTCAGGTGAGAGACCTTTCTcgtgtgtgacctgtggaaaaggcTTCCCATGCAAATCCGGGTTACTTcgtcacatgatgattcacacaggtgagaagcctttctcatgtgtgacctgtggaaaaagtttcataagtaaatctaatttagttagtcacataatgattcacacaggtgagaagcctttctcatgtgtgacctgtggaaaaagtttcataagtaaatctaatttagttagtcacatgatgattcacacaggtgagaagcctttttcatgtgtgacttgtggaaaaagtttcataaccAAAGCTCATGTAGTTACTCACATGAGAAGTCATTCAGGTGAGAGACCTTTCTcgtgtgtgacctgtggaaaaggcTTCCCATGCAAATCCGAGTTACTTcgtcacatgatgattcacacaggtgagaagcctttctcatgtgtgacctgtggaaaaagtttcataagtaaatctaatttagttagtcacatgatgattcacacaggtgagaaacctttttcatgtgtgacctgtggaaaatgCTTCCAAGTCAAATCAAGCTTACTTcgtcacatgatgattcacacagatAAGAACCCTTTCTCATGTGTGGCTTGTGGAAAAAACTTCCGAAACAAATTTACTTTTCTTCGCCACATGACGattcacacaggagagaagcctttttcatgtgtgacttgtggaaaaagtttcataaccAAAGCTGAGTTAGTTAGTCACATGAgaagtcacacaggtgagaagcctttctcgtGTGTGACCTGTAGAAAAAGCTTCATaagtaaatctaatttagttagtcacatgatgattcacacaggtgagaagcctttttcatgtgtgacttgtggaaaaagtttcgtAACCAAAGCTCAGGTAGTTACTCACATGAgaagtcacacaggtgagaagcctttctcatgtgtgacgTGTTTTAAAAGCTTTCCATTGAAATCTTATTTACTTCatcacatgatgattcacacaggtgagaagcctttctcatgtgtgacctgtggaaaaagtttcataagtaaatctaatttagttagtcacatgatgattcacacgggtgagaagcctttttcatgtgtgacttgtggaaaaagttttgtaACCAAAGCTCATGTAGTTACTCACATGAgaagtcacacaggtgagaagcctttctcatgtgtgacatgttttaaaagcttCCCATTGAAATCTAATTTACTTCGTCACATGATggttcacacaggtgagaagcctttctcatgtgtgacctgtggaaaaagtttaataagtaaatctaatttagttagtcacatgatgattcacacgggtgagaagcctttttcatgtgtgacttgtggaaaaagtttcataaccAAAGCTCATGTAGTTACTCACATGAGAAGTCAtacaggtgagaggcctttctcatgtgtgacatgtggaaaaagtttcataagtaaatctaatttagttagtcacatgatgattcacacaggtgagaagcctttttcatgtgtgacttgtggaaaaagtttcataaccAAAGCTCATGTAGTTACTCACATGAGAAGTCATTCAGGTGAGAGACCTTTCTcgtgtgtgacctgtggaaaaggcTTCCCATGCAAATCCGGGTTACTTcgtcacatgatgattcacacaggtgagaagcctttctcatgtgtgacctgtggaaaaagtttcataagtaaatctaatttagttagtcacataatgattcacacaggtgagaagcctttctcatgtgtgacctgtggaaaaagtttcataagtaaatctaatttagttagtcacatgatgattcacacaggtgagaagcctttttcatgtgtgacttgtggaaaaagtttcataaccAAAGCTCATGTAGTTACTCACATGAGAAGTCATTCAGGTGAGAGACCTTTCTcgtgtgtgacctgtggaaaaggcTTCCCATGCAAATCCGAGTTACTTcgtcacatgatgattcacacaggtgagaagcctttctcatgtgtgacctgtggaaaaagtttcataagtaaatctaatttagttagtcacatgatgattcacacaggtgagaagcctttttcatgtgtgacatgttttaaaagcttCCAATTGAAATCTAATTTACTTCGTCACATGATggttcacacaggtgagaaccCTTTCTCATGTGTGGCTTGTGGAAAAAACTACCGAAACAAATTTACTTTTCTTCGCCACATGACGattcacacaggagagaagcctttttcatgtgtgacttgtggaaaaagtttcataaccAAAGCTGAGTTAGTTAGTCACATGAgaagtcacacaggtgagaagcctttctcgtGTGTGACCTGTAGAAAAAGCTTCATaagtaaatctaatttagttagtCACATGAttattcacacaggtgagaagcctttttcatgtgtgacttgtggaaaaagtttcgtAACCAAAGCTCAGGTAGTTACTCACATGAgaagtcacacaggtgagaagcctttctcatgtgtgacgTGTTTTAAAAGCTTTCCATTGAAATCTTATTTACTTCatcacatgatgattcacacaggtgagaagcctttctcatgtgtgacctgtggaaaaagtttcataagtaaatctaatttagttagtcacatgatgattcacacgggtgagaagcctttttcatgtgtgacttgtggaaaaagttttgtaACCAAAGCTCATGTAGTTACTCACATGAgaagtcacacaggtgagaagcctttcttatgtgtgacatgttttaaaagcttCCCATTGAAATCTAATTTACTTCGTCACATGATggttcacacaggtgagaagcctttctcatgtgtgacctgtggaaaaagtttcataagtaaatctaatttagttagtcacatgatgattcacacgggtgagaagcctttttcatgtgtgacttgtggaaaaagtttcataaccAAAGCTCATGTAGTTACTCACATGAGAAGTCAtacaggtgagaggcctttctcatgtgtgacatgtggaaaaagtttcataagtaaatctaatttagttagtcacatgatgattcacacaggtgagaagcctttttcatgtgtgacttgtggaaaaagtttcataaccAAAGCTCATGTAGTTACTCACATGAGAAGTCATTCAGGTGAGAGACCTTTCTcgtgtgtgacctgtggaaaaggcTTCCCATGCAAATCCGGGTTACTTcgtcacatgatgattcacacaggtgagaagcctttctcatgtgtgacctgtggaaaaagtttcataagtaaatctaatttagttagtcacatgatgattcacacaggtgagaagcctttttcatgtgtgacttgtggaaaaagtttcataaccAAAGCTCATGTAGTTACTCACATGAGAAGTCATTCAGGTGAGAGACCTTTCTcgtgtgtgacctgtggaaaaggcTTCCCATGCAAATCCGGGTTACTTcgtcacatgatgattcacacaggtgagaagcctttctcatgtgtgacctgtggaaaaagtttcataagtaaatctaatttagttagtcacatgatgattcacacaggtgagaagcctttctcatgtgtgacctgtggaaaaagtttcataagtaaatctaatttagttagtcacatgatgattcacacaggtgagaagcctttttcatgtgtgacttgtggaaaaagtttcataaccAAAGCTCATGTAGTTACTCACATGAGAAGTCATTCAGGTGAGAGACCTTTCTcgtgtgtgacctgtggaaaaggcTTCCCATGCAAATCCGAGTTACTTcgtcacatgatgattcacacaggtgagaagcctttctcatgtgtgacctgtggaaaaagtttcataagtaaatctaatttagttagtcacatgatgattcacacaggtgagaagcctttttcatgtgtgacatgttttaaaagcttCCAATTGAAATCTAATTTACTTCGTCACATGATggttcacacaggtgagaaccCTTTCTCATGTGTGGCTTGTGGAAAAAACTACCGAAACAAATTTACTTTTCTTCGCCACATGACGattcacacaggagagaagcctttttcatgtgtgacttgtggaaaaagtttcataaccAAAGCTGAGTTAGTTAGTCACATGAgaagtcacacaggtgagaagcctttctcgtGTGTGACCTGTAGAAAAAGCTTCATaagtaaatctaatttagttagtcacatgatgattcacacaggtgagaagcctttttcatgtgtgacttgtggaaaaagtttcgtAACCAAAGCTCAGGTAGTTACTCACATGAgaagtcacacaggtgagaagcctttctcatgtgtgacgTGTTTTAAAAGCTTTCCATTGAAATCTTATTTACTTCatcacatgatgattcacacaggtgagaagcctttctcatgtgtgacctgtggaaaaagtttcataagtaaatctaatttagttagtcacatgatgattcacacgggtgagaagcctttttcatgtgtgacttgtggaaaaagttttgtaACCAAAGCTCATGTAGTTACTCACATGAGaaatcacacaggtgagaagcctttctcatgtgtgacgTGTTTTAAAAGCTTTCCATTGAAATCTTATTTACTTCatcacatgatgattcacacaggtgagaagcctttctcatgtgtgacctgtggaaaaagtttcataagtaaatctaatttagttagtcacatgatgattcacacgggtgagaagcctttttcatgtgtgacttgtggaaaaagttttgtaACCAAAGCTCATGTAGTTACTCACATGAgaagtcacacaggtgagaagcctttctcatgtgtgacatgttttaaaagcttCCCATTGAAATCTAATTTACTTCGTCACATGATGGTTCACACaagtgagaagcctttctcatgtgtgacctgtggaaaaagtttaataagtaaatctaatttagttagtcacatgatgattcacacgggtgagaagcctttttcatgtgtgacttgtggaaaaagtttcataaccAAAGCTCATGTAGTTACTCACATGAGAAGTCAtacaggtgagaggcctttctcatgtgtgacatgtggaaaaagtttcataagtaaatctaatttagttagtcacatgatgattcacacaggtgagaagcctttttcatgtgtgacttgtggaaaaagtttcataaccAAAGCTCATGTAGTTACTCACATGAGAAGTCATTCAGGTGAGAGACCTTTCTcgtgtgtgacctgtggaaaaggcTTCCCATGCAAATCCGGGTTACTTcgtcacatgatgattcacacaggtgagaagcctttctcatgtgtgacctgtggaaaaagtttcataagtaaatctaatttagttagtcacatgatgattcacacaggtgagaagcctttttcatgtgtgacttgtggaaaaagtttcataaccAAAGCTCATGTAGTTACTCACATGAGAAGTCATTCAGGTGAGAGACCTTTCTcgtgtgtgacctgtggaaaaggcTTCCCATGCAAATCCGGGTTACTTcgtcacatgatgattcacacaggtgagaagcctttctcatgtgtgacctgtggaaaaagtttcataagtaaatctaatttagttagtcacatgatgattcacacaggtgagaagcctttttcatgtgtgacatgttttaaaagcttCCAATTGAAATCTAATTTACTTCGTCACATGATggttcacacaggtgagaaccCTTTCTCATGTGTggcttgtggaaaaagtttcataaccAAAGCTGAGTTAGTTAGTCACATGAgaagtcacacaggtgagaagcctttctcgtGTGTGACCTGTAGAAAAAGCTTCATaagtaaatctaatttagttagtcacatgatgattcacacaggtgagaagcctttttcatgtgtgacttgtggaaaaagtttcgtAACCAAAGCTCAGGTAGTTACTCACATGAgaagtcacacaggtgagaagcctttctcatgtgtgacgTGTTTTAAAAGCTTTCCATTGAAATCTTATTTACTTCatcacatgatgattcacacaggtgagaagcctttctcatgtgtgacctgtggaaaaagtttcataagtaaatctaatttagttagtcacatgatgattcacacgggtgagaagcctttttcatgtgtgacttgtggaaaaagttttgtaACCAAAGCTCATGTAGTTACTCACATGAgaagtcacacaggtgagaagcctttctcatgtgtgacatgttttaaaagcttCCCATTGAAATCTAATTTACTTCGTCACATGATggttcacacaggtgagaagcctttctcatgtgtgacctgtggaaaaagtttaataagtaaatctaatttagttagtcacatgatgattcacacgggtgagaagcctttttcatgtgtgacttgtggaaaaagtttcataaccAAAGCTCATGTAGTTACTCACATGAGAAGTCAtacaggtgagaggcctttctcatgtgtgacatgtggaaaaagtttcataagtaaatctaatttagttagtcacatgatgattcacacaggtgagaagcctttttcatgtgtgacttgtggaaaaagtttcataaccAAAGCTCATGTAGTTACTCACATGAgaagtcacacaggtgagaagcctttctcatgtgtgacatgttttaaaagcttCCCATTGAAATCTAATTTACTTCGTCACATGATggttcacacaggtgagaagcctttctcatgtgtgacctgtggaaaaagtttaataagtaaatctaatttagttagtcacatgatgattcacacgggtgagaagcctttttcatgtgtgacttgtggaaaaagtttcataaccAAAGCTCATGTAGTTACTCACATGAGAAGTCATTCAGGTGAGAGACCTTTCTcgtgtgtgacctgtggaaaaggcTTCCCATGCAAATCCGGGTTACTTcgtcacatgatgattcacacaggtgagaagcctttctcatgtgtgacctgtggaaaaagtttcataagtaaatctaatttagttagtcacatgatgattcacacaggtgagaagcctttctcatgtgtgacctgtggaaaaagtttcataagtaaatctaatttagttagtcacatgatgattcacacaggtgagaagcctttttcatgtgtgacttgtggaaaaagtttcataaccAAAGCTCATGTAGTTACTCACATGAGAAGTCATTCAGGTGAGAGACCTTTCTcgtgtgtgacctgtggaaaaggcTTCCCATGCAAATCCGAGTTAATTcgtcacatgatgattcacacaggtgagaagcctttctcatgtgtgacctgtggaaaaagtttcataagtaaatctaatttagttagtcacatgatgattcacacaggtgagaagcctttttcatgtgtgacttgtggaaaaagtttcataaccAAAGCTCATGTAGTTACTCACATGAGAAGTCATTCAGGTGAGAGACCTTTCTcgtgtgtgacctgtggaaaaggcTTCCCATGCAAATCCGAGTTACTTcgtcacatgatgattcacacaggtgagaagcctttctcatgtgtgacctgtggaaaaagtttcataagtaaatctaatttagttagtcacatgatgattcacacaggtgagaagcctttttcatgtgtgacttgtggaaaaagtttcataaccAAAGCTCATGTAGTTACTCACATGAGAAGTCACACAGGGGAgaaacctttctcatgtgttACCTGTGGAAAAAGCTTCCAAGACAAATCTAGTTTACTTCACCACATGAAGATTCACACTGGAGAgaactag